In Pungitius pungitius chromosome 2, fPunPun2.1, whole genome shotgun sequence, a single window of DNA contains:
- the spon2b gene encoding spondin-2b, with product MDATANMPSVSEALQHLVVLMLTLGPCVRSMPVPTDGPMCTASETARYKLTFSGKWTQAAFPKQYPFYRPPAQWSTLVGVTHSSDYHMWQRNGFASNGVREFAEKGEAWTMVKEVEAAGERIQSVYGLLSAPAVGGGTGQTNTEFEVFARHSYLSFMVRLVPSPDWFVGVESVDLCDVDRWRDNVSLELFPYDAGTDSGFTFSSPNFETIPQDKITQITSSFPNHPASSFYYPRLKHLPPIAKVMLTKMNKTNQIFSLPAEPTQSNQLPTGNEIEDTLINTPLDCEVSVWSPWGLCKSKCGDSGVQHRTRYVVMHSANNGLACPLLEEERKCLPDNCL from the exons ATGGACGCCACAGCGAACATGCCGTCCGTCTCCGAGGCGCTGCAGCACCTGGTGGTCCTGATGCTGACGCTGGGCCCGTGCGTTCGCTCCATGCCCGTTCCCACCGACGGGCCCATGTGCACAGCCTCAGAAACGGCCCGCTACAAGCTCACCTTTTCTGGCAAGTGGACCCAGGCGGCGTTCCCGAAACAGTATCCGTTCTACCGCCCCCCTGCTCAGTGGTCCACCCTCGTTG GTGTGACCCACAGCTCCGACTACCACATGTGGCAGCGCAACGGCTTCGCCAGCAACGGCGTGAGGGAGTTTGCAGAGAAGGGCGAGGCCTGGACCATGGTGAAGGAAGTGGAAGCCGCCGGCGAGCGCATCCAGAGTGTTTATgggctcctctctgctcctgctGTCGGCGGAGGCACGGGCCAGACCAACACCGAGTTTGAGGTCTTCGCCAGGCACTCTTAC ctgTCCTTCATGGTGCGTCTGGTTCCGAGCCCGGACTGGTTCGTGGGAGTGGAGAGCGTCGACCTGTGTGACGTCGACCGCTGGAGAGACAACGTGTCGCTGGAGCTTTTCCCGTACGACGCAGGAACCGACAGCGGCTTCACCTTCTCGTCTCCAAACTTCGAGACCATCCCACAGGACAAAATCACACAG ATCACTTCTTCCTTTCCCAACCACCCTGCCAGCTCCTTTTACTACCCCCGCCTGAAGCACCTGCCCCCCATCGCCAAGGTAATGCTGACCAAGATGAATAAGACCAATCAGATCTTCAGCTTACCCGCGGAGCCCACCCAGTCCAACCAACTGCCAACAGGGAACGAGATCGAGGACACACTCATAA ATACGCCTCTGGACTGCGAGGTCTCGGTCTGGTCTCCTTGGGGCTTGTGTAAGAGCAAGTGTGGAGACTCTGGCGTGCAGCACCGCACGCGCTACGTCGTCATGCACTCGGCCAACAACGGATTGgcttgccccctgctggaggaggagaggaagtgccTCCCGGACAACTGTTTATGA
- the LOC119210611 gene encoding C-terminal-binding protein 1 isoform X3: MCMLVTKGLGEGLREAREPPYAEWIPVHVCRVDHTMGSSHLLNKGMPLGIRPPIMNGPMHPRPLVALLDGRDCTVEMPVLKDVATVAFCDAQSTQEIHEKVLNEAVGALMYHTITLMREDLEKFKGLRIIVRIGSGYDNIDIKSAGELGIAVCNMPAASVEETADSTLCHILTLYRRTTWLHQALREGTRVQSVEQIREVASGAARIRGETLGLIGLGRVGQAVALRAKAFGFNVIFYDPYLADGVERSLGLQRVTTLQDLLFHSDCVSLHCSLNEHNHHLINDFTIKQMRQGAFLVNTARGGLVDEKALAQALKEGRIRGAALDVHETEPFSFSQGPLKDAPNLICTPHAAWYSEQASLEMREEAAREIRRAITGRVPDSLKNCVNKEFLSQNNHWAGVDPAAVHPELNGAYR; this comes from the exons ATGTGTATGCTTGTCACTAAGGGGCTGGGAGAAGGACTACGGGAAGCGAGGGAGCCGCCATATGCTGAGTGGATTCCTGTTCATGTGTGTCGGGTGGATCACACCATGGGAAGCTCTCATCTGCTCAACAAAGGCATGCCTCTAG GCATCAGGCCCCCCATCATGAACGGGCCCATGCACCCGCGGCCCCTGGTGGCGCTGCTGGACGGACGCGACTGCACAGTGGAGATGCCCGTCCTCAAAGACGTGGCAACCGTGGCCTTCTGTGACGCCCAGTCCACTCAGGAGATCCACGAGAAG GTGCTGAACGAAGCTGTGGGCGCCCTGATGTACCACACCATCACCCTGATGAGGGAAGACCTGGAGAAGTTTAAAGGGCTGCGCATCATCGTCCGCATCGGCAGCGGCTACGACAACATCGACATCAAATCTGCCGGGGAACTGG GCATCGCTGTGTGCAACATGCCGGCCGCCTCGGTGGAGGAGACGGCGGACTCCACGCTGTGCCACATCCTCACCTTGTACCGCCGCACCACCTGGCTGCACCag GCGCTCCGCGAGGGCACGCGGGTCCAGAGCGTGGAGCAGATCCGGGAGGTGGCGTCAGGAGCCGCGAGGATCCGAGGAGAGACGCTGGGACTGATCGGCCTCG GTCGAGTGGGACAAGCCGTGGCGCTGAGAGCCAAAGCCTTCGGCTTCAATGTGATCTTCTACGACCCGTATTTGGCCGACGGTGTAGAAAGATCTCTGGGACTACAAAGGGTCACCACACTAcag gaCCTGCTCTTCCACTCCGACTGCGTGTCTCTCCACTGCAGCCTCAACGAACACAACCACCACCTGATCAACGACTTCACCATCAAACAG ATGCGCCAGGGGGCGTTCCTGGTGAACACGGCCAGGGGGGGTCTGGTGGATGAGAAGGCCCTGGCTCAGGCCCTGAAGGAGGGCCGGATACGAGGAGCTGCTCTGGATGTTCATGAGACGGAGCCTTTCAG CTTCAGTCAGGGTCCCCTGAAGGACGCTCCCAACCTCATCTGCACCCCCCACGCCGCCTGGTACAGCGAACAGGCCTCGCTGGAGATGAGAGAGGAGGCGGCCAGGGAGATCCGAAGGGCTATCACAG gtcGCGTCCCGGACAGCCTGAAGAACTGTGTGAATAAGGAGTTCCTCTCCCAGAACAACCACTGGGCCGGTGTCGACCCGGCTGCCGTTCACCCCGAGCTCAACGGGGCTTATAGGTAA
- the LOC119211107 gene encoding probable E3 SUMO-protein ligase RNF212: MSYWVRCNSCFLSPGPDKHLAVTTCGHVVCNTCYQKGKPGTCLICSSKCQVSPLSDKSSSEVKALFSDIHCVATKHTEEITKVIMFQARHQKRLLTYYQQRNENLEEVLVKMKKEMQQMARKLHEQSAYISKLENSLQHQRVSSAPQKMQSYYPPHGHKSVSVLQIPYNSPTSLSRHSSATNISENVDLDERSLFRKPNSGPRLSLISPPQDGRMGTVPHRPSSQNTLAHHSARSATVSRFQGSPMTDISYGQSSGWKSPFIKPLSSLRHMSSLLSPPPNATHT, from the exons ATGTCTTACTGGGTCCGCTGCAACTCCTGCTTCCTGTCCCCCGGGCCGGACAAACACCTGGCCGTCACAACCTGTGGCCACGTCGTCTGCAACACCTGTTATCAAAAAG GCAAACCAGGAACGTGTTTAATATGCAGTTCCAAATGCCAAGTATCACCTCTGTCTGACAAA AGCAGTTCGGAGGTGAAGGCGCTGTTCTCCGACATCCACTGTGTGGCCACCAAGCACACCGAGGAAATCACCAAA GTTATAATGTTCCAGGCAAGACATCAAAAGAGACTGCTGACTTATTACCAGCAAAGG AATGAGAATTTAGAAGAGGTGTTAGTCAAGATGAAGAAAGAAATGCAGCAGATGGCAAG GAAGCTGCACGAACAGAGCGCCTACATCTCCAAGCTGGAAAACTCTCTTCAGCATCAGAG AGTTTCATCAGCGCCTCAGAAGATGCAGAGTTATTACCCGCCGCATGGACACAAGTCAG TGTCAGTCCTACAGATCCCCTACAACTCCCCCACGTCCCTCTCGAGACACTCCTCAGCGACCAACAT CTCTGAAAACGTTGACCTGGATGAAAGGAGCCTGTTCAGAAAA CCAAACAGCGGCCCCAGACTGTCCCTAATCAGTCCTCCACAAGATGGCCGCATGG GCACCGTCCCACACAGGCCGTCCAGCCAGAACACGCTGGCCCACCACTCAGCTCGCTCGGCCACAGTCAG TCGTTTCCAAGGATCTCCGATGACAGACATTTCCTACGGCCAGAGTTCTGGATGGAAGTCTCCCTTCATTAAGCCCCTCTCCTCCTTAAGACACATGTCGTCCCTGCTCAGCCCTCCTCCCAATGCAACACACACCTGA
- the LOC119210611 gene encoding C-terminal-binding protein 1 isoform X1 — MCMLVTKGLGEGLREAREPPYAEWIPVHVCRVDHTMGSSHLLNKGMPLGIRPPIMNGPMHPRPLVALLDGRDCTVEMPVLKDVATVAFCDAQSTQEIHEKVLNEAVGALMYHTITLMREDLEKFKGLRIIVRIGSGYDNIDIKSAGELGIAVCNMPAASVEETADSTLCHILTLYRRTTWLHQALREGTRVQSVEQIREVASGAARIRGETLGLIGLGRVGQAVALRAKAFGFNVIFYDPYLADGVERSLGLQRVTTLQDLLFHSDCVSLHCSLNEHNHHLINDFTIKQMRQGAFLVNTARGGLVDEKALAQALKEGRIRGAALDVHETEPFSFSQGPLKDAPNLICTPHAAWYSEQASLEMREEAAREIRRAITGRVPDSLKNCVNKEFLSQNNHWAGVDPAAVHPELNGAYRYPPGVVSLSAGGLPPPVDGIVPSAVPITHTLPPTATHPPHAPSPGHNAVKPPEGDREQHPNDQL; from the exons ATGTGTATGCTTGTCACTAAGGGGCTGGGAGAAGGACTACGGGAAGCGAGGGAGCCGCCATATGCTGAGTGGATTCCTGTTCATGTGTGTCGGGTGGATCACACCATGGGAAGCTCTCATCTGCTCAACAAAGGCATGCCTCTAG GCATCAGGCCCCCCATCATGAACGGGCCCATGCACCCGCGGCCCCTGGTGGCGCTGCTGGACGGACGCGACTGCACAGTGGAGATGCCCGTCCTCAAAGACGTGGCAACCGTGGCCTTCTGTGACGCCCAGTCCACTCAGGAGATCCACGAGAAG GTGCTGAACGAAGCTGTGGGCGCCCTGATGTACCACACCATCACCCTGATGAGGGAAGACCTGGAGAAGTTTAAAGGGCTGCGCATCATCGTCCGCATCGGCAGCGGCTACGACAACATCGACATCAAATCTGCCGGGGAACTGG GCATCGCTGTGTGCAACATGCCGGCCGCCTCGGTGGAGGAGACGGCGGACTCCACGCTGTGCCACATCCTCACCTTGTACCGCCGCACCACCTGGCTGCACCag GCGCTCCGCGAGGGCACGCGGGTCCAGAGCGTGGAGCAGATCCGGGAGGTGGCGTCAGGAGCCGCGAGGATCCGAGGAGAGACGCTGGGACTGATCGGCCTCG GTCGAGTGGGACAAGCCGTGGCGCTGAGAGCCAAAGCCTTCGGCTTCAATGTGATCTTCTACGACCCGTATTTGGCCGACGGTGTAGAAAGATCTCTGGGACTACAAAGGGTCACCACACTAcag gaCCTGCTCTTCCACTCCGACTGCGTGTCTCTCCACTGCAGCCTCAACGAACACAACCACCACCTGATCAACGACTTCACCATCAAACAG ATGCGCCAGGGGGCGTTCCTGGTGAACACGGCCAGGGGGGGTCTGGTGGATGAGAAGGCCCTGGCTCAGGCCCTGAAGGAGGGCCGGATACGAGGAGCTGCTCTGGATGTTCATGAGACGGAGCCTTTCAG CTTCAGTCAGGGTCCCCTGAAGGACGCTCCCAACCTCATCTGCACCCCCCACGCCGCCTGGTACAGCGAACAGGCCTCGCTGGAGATGAGAGAGGAGGCGGCCAGGGAGATCCGAAGGGCTATCACAG gtcGCGTCCCGGACAGCCTGAAGAACTGTGTGAATAAGGAGTTCCTCTCCCAGAACAACCACTGGGCCGGTGTCGACCCGGCTGCCGTTCACCCCGAGCTCAACGGGGCTTATAG gtATCCCCCCGGAGTGGTGAGCTTGTCAGCTGGCGGCCTCCCGCCACCCGTTGACGGCATCGTGCCCAGCGCAGTGCCcatcacacacaccctcccgcCCACCGCCACACACCCCCCTCATGCCCCGTCCCCCGGACACAACGCCGTCAAACCACCAGAGGGCGACAGAGAGCAGCACCCGAATGACCAACTGTag
- the si:ch211-255i20.3 gene encoding transmembrane emp24 domain-containing protein 11, which produces MSLRGIGVLLQCYLVLAAAMYFDLGEQEEKCIIEEIPEDTLVTGHFLLEPWDLKAISHSPLFGVTMTVRDPNTEVLMSKRYGKFGKFTFTAHASGQHHLCFQTNSTRFAVFAGERLKLNLDVQMGEHPIDHNTDKTKNNMEILENSLRHLIDQMMYITRHQEYQREKEEQFRQISEDTNGKVLWWAVVQTSVLLSVGFWQMKRLKDFFIAKKLV; this is translated from the exons ATGAGTCTGCGAGGCATTGGCGTTCTCCTCCAGTGTTACCTGGTGTTGGCAGCAGCCATGTACTTTGATCTCGGGGAGCAGGAGGAAAAGTGCATCATCGAGGAGATTCCCGAAGACACGCTGGTCACCG GTCACTTCTTGTTGGAGCCTTGGGATTTGAAGGCGATCTCCCACTCGCCTCTTTTTGGCGTCACTATGACAGTGAGAGACCCAAACACAGAG GTTCTGATGTCCAAACGCTACGGTAAATTTGGTAAATTCACCTTCACAGCTCACGCCTCTGGTCAGCACCACCTCTGCTTCCAAACCAACTCCACGAGGTTTGCCGTCTTTGCTGGAGAGCGGCTG AAGCTAAATTTGGATGTTCAGATGGGAGAGCACCCGATTGACCACAACACCGACAAGACCAAAAACAACATGGAGATCCTGGAGAACAGCCTGAGACATCTCATAGATCAGATGATGTACATCACCAGGCACCAGGAGTACCAGAGG gagaaagaggagcagTTTCGTCAGATCAGCGAGGACACCAACGGTAAAGTGCTGTGGTGGGCCGTGGTGCAGACCTCCGTTCTGCTGTCGGTCGGTTTCTGGCAGATGAAACGACTCAAAGACTTCTTCATCGCCAAGAAGCTGGTCTGA
- the LOC119210611 gene encoding C-terminal-binding protein 1 isoform X2, whose protein sequence is MNGPMHPRPLVALLDGRDCTVEMPVLKDVATVAFCDAQSTQEIHEKVLNEAVGALMYHTITLMREDLEKFKGLRIIVRIGSGYDNIDIKSAGELGIAVCNMPAASVEETADSTLCHILTLYRRTTWLHQALREGTRVQSVEQIREVASGAARIRGETLGLIGLGRVGQAVALRAKAFGFNVIFYDPYLADGVERSLGLQRVTTLQDLLFHSDCVSLHCSLNEHNHHLINDFTIKQMRQGAFLVNTARGGLVDEKALAQALKEGRIRGAALDVHETEPFSFSQGPLKDAPNLICTPHAAWYSEQASLEMREEAAREIRRAITGRVPDSLKNCVNKEFLSQNNHWAGVDPAAVHPELNGAYRYPPGVVSLSAGGLPPPVDGIVPSAVPITHTLPPTATHPPHAPSPGHNAVKPPEGDREQHPNDQL, encoded by the exons ATGAACGGGCCCATGCACCCGCGGCCCCTGGTGGCGCTGCTGGACGGACGCGACTGCACAGTGGAGATGCCCGTCCTCAAAGACGTGGCAACCGTGGCCTTCTGTGACGCCCAGTCCACTCAGGAGATCCACGAGAAG GTGCTGAACGAAGCTGTGGGCGCCCTGATGTACCACACCATCACCCTGATGAGGGAAGACCTGGAGAAGTTTAAAGGGCTGCGCATCATCGTCCGCATCGGCAGCGGCTACGACAACATCGACATCAAATCTGCCGGGGAACTGG GCATCGCTGTGTGCAACATGCCGGCCGCCTCGGTGGAGGAGACGGCGGACTCCACGCTGTGCCACATCCTCACCTTGTACCGCCGCACCACCTGGCTGCACCag GCGCTCCGCGAGGGCACGCGGGTCCAGAGCGTGGAGCAGATCCGGGAGGTGGCGTCAGGAGCCGCGAGGATCCGAGGAGAGACGCTGGGACTGATCGGCCTCG GTCGAGTGGGACAAGCCGTGGCGCTGAGAGCCAAAGCCTTCGGCTTCAATGTGATCTTCTACGACCCGTATTTGGCCGACGGTGTAGAAAGATCTCTGGGACTACAAAGGGTCACCACACTAcag gaCCTGCTCTTCCACTCCGACTGCGTGTCTCTCCACTGCAGCCTCAACGAACACAACCACCACCTGATCAACGACTTCACCATCAAACAG ATGCGCCAGGGGGCGTTCCTGGTGAACACGGCCAGGGGGGGTCTGGTGGATGAGAAGGCCCTGGCTCAGGCCCTGAAGGAGGGCCGGATACGAGGAGCTGCTCTGGATGTTCATGAGACGGAGCCTTTCAG CTTCAGTCAGGGTCCCCTGAAGGACGCTCCCAACCTCATCTGCACCCCCCACGCCGCCTGGTACAGCGAACAGGCCTCGCTGGAGATGAGAGAGGAGGCGGCCAGGGAGATCCGAAGGGCTATCACAG gtcGCGTCCCGGACAGCCTGAAGAACTGTGTGAATAAGGAGTTCCTCTCCCAGAACAACCACTGGGCCGGTGTCGACCCGGCTGCCGTTCACCCCGAGCTCAACGGGGCTTATAG gtATCCCCCCGGAGTGGTGAGCTTGTCAGCTGGCGGCCTCCCGCCACCCGTTGACGGCATCGTGCCCAGCGCAGTGCCcatcacacacaccctcccgcCCACCGCCACACACCCCCCTCATGCCCCGTCCCCCGGACACAACGCCGTCAAACCACCAGAGGGCGACAGAGAGCAGCACCCGAATGACCAACTGTag